In the genome of Malania oleifera isolate guangnan ecotype guangnan chromosome 5, ASM2987363v1, whole genome shotgun sequence, the window CCCATTATCTATCAAGACTCGAGACATCATATGATCCTTACATTTGGTGGATATATGCAGCGCCTTGTTGTGCCCCTGGCCTTCTGGCGGAATTTCTTCATCAGTAAAAGTGATGTAGTTGGAGGCCGCCAGACTTCCGATCACATGATTGAATTTATCAACGCTGATATCCTGGGGAATGTAGGCTTGATTTAGGACTTTAAGTAACGCCTCCCGATGGGTCTCTGAATTTAGTAGAAGTGAGAAAACAGATATGTGAGCCGGCATTTTCTTTAGTTGGTCCACAATGTTGTACTCGCTATGCTTTATTATCTTCAGGAATTCTTCGGCCTCTCCATTAGATATTGGACTTTTCACTACCCTGTCTGGTTCCCCTGCATTTTGTCGATTTATTTTAGAAGAATCTGGCATATACACCCTACCACTTCGAGTTATCCCTTTCACCCCTGCTATATTGCTGGTGCTTCCTTCGACATACGCTTCACATTCATATTTCCAGGGTACTGCTTGGTTATTCTTGTATGGGAATGGCCTGGGAGTAGAGATCAACAAGCGAGCTGGCGCTTCCAGTGTGGGAAGAGCCTTGTTCATGGTAGGTATGAATGGTTGATTAGTGCACTGATGATATACCGGCCTGTTTTCCCCaatgactgcaatctctccacttTTGTGGGTACAACCAATCTCTATAAACTTgttatccaccatcttttgcaaaaacattctaAAAGTTACACACTCTTTCACAGATCTTCCTTCTTTACTCTGACATAAACAAAGTGCATTAGTGGGGCAAACAGCCTCTTGCCCTATCCGACCTGCCGCAATAAGTTCATTGAACACCCAATCTAAAGATATTTGTTCAAAATCCACATCATTCGTCCCTTCTTCTATCATTCCGACAttgttacccccatgattgggcaaagggttcccttgaattccgggttgtttatcatcaaatgctagccatccagcttctcttagtgtttgaaccttatttttgaatgcccaacaacGTTCAATAGTGTGCGCGGGAGTGTTAGCGTGATATGCACACTTGGCTtcggggtcataccattgtggaaaAGGTGCCGTAACGACCGTTCCAGGAATGACTGAAACTAAGTTCCTCtccatcaattgtgggaataattcTGAGTATGTCATTGGAATAGGATCTATCCTTCTCATATTTCTCTGGATGCCTCTATCATGAGTTCGCATATTCGGTTGGGCGGGCATGCCCCCGGAAGGAACAACTTGGGGTCTACCTCCCGTATGAACTGTCTGATTGACAGAGGGCTCAAAAACAAAATTCCTCCTAGCCCCTGGGCCATGCTCTCTTTGATATTGTTGTCTTTGAACCATCTGaacctcttcttccttcttcttgctTGTCCATTTCTTGCCTAGACCAGTCTCTGCACTGATACTTTTagttcttccgactttgatggccgtctcAATCCTCTCTCCAGTAGAAACGATGACCATGAaatcatggggggttgcccctaggagatgcccgaagtaaggatctttcaaCGTATTCACAAATAGGGAAATAGCCTCCCTGTCTTCCACCGGAGGATTGACTTGGACAGACATGTCCCTCCACCTgtatgcatattctctaaatgtttcggtggGCTTCATTTGCATACTCTGCAAGGTCATACGATCGGGTGCCATTTCTATAACATGGCGGTATTGAGCTATGAAAGAATTAGCCAAGTCTTTCCATGTGCGGATCCGAGCTCGATCTTGTTGAATATACCACCTGATggcatggttcgaaatcgcggtcgcgggtaacgtcgcgaaacggtcgcgggtgtcgcgggtcgcgggagacgcgggtgttacgtaacgggaagcgggcgtaacggtcgtgaatttttttcacacatgcacaactatgccaaaattaaaaaataagcatgaaatccattaatacatgatttttaatgaattttgcagGCTTTCATTCActctacaaatgctttttaataggcattatgatttttatattaattttagtgcgctgtttacaaaaaaaatcatatttttttatagtttacattagtttaatgagtaaaaagatgtagaaatgtaagaatcaattaattaaagtcataaagttactaaaaatgaatcaatactcaatagacttaatactcaatatacacattacagtGATTACatatacatgaatttaaaaagtgattaatatcaaatatcaataaatagttgaaaatacatgaatacaatattacaaatttataacataacacatgtcaccaccaaaaagaatgacgtggagggtcttcataatttgcatctgtatcttgagattgggatgggaaattatctccccatccttgtggaaatacatagttaaatgaacccaagtttgcgtcattttgttgttgctcttgaaaatgtactggtgatgaaaattctcctgaataatgtctataagttggggcaggggctggctctgggtagtgtgtagaagaagactcactagatcctgagattcctgatccactgagataaaaatgtgagtcacgagatgcataatgtggatatgctggatgagatccatatgattgtgatgatgaaccatctaaaccaaagtcgccaaaactacgaaccacaccatatgaatcttcagtagaatcgctagggtcaccacgagcactccttctcctgggttgtgaagattggttccctggaggaatacccaagttataattttcaggtatgtcatgtagtccataaggatcagaaggatatatatcccttccaaatgatgtccctgtatcatatccataattatattctacaccgccgcctccaccaccaccactgccaccccccccaaccccagctccagcaccactattaccatcatcatcacttggtgggctcaaaccaagattgtcatcactttgtgtgcgttcaggacttgaacttgaatcatcatgcgcgtttattggtggttgatcacctccttctgtagtaccaccaacctcttcatttaaccaatttgaattgtcctgaccgtcgagtagtgatgtctctctctcctctaaccattgacttaaaggatcatcttcttcgaaaatgtagtccaaattgataggattgaaaccctcttcaatttctcgttggcttcttctcattgtacgtcttaactttatcctcatgttgtaatgtacgaaaacaagtttttgtagtctcatgtactttaatctatttcttgttttcgtatggatgaggctaaaggtgctccaattacgctcacagttcgaagctgatgtggtctggctaagaactctaattgctattctttggagctcaggagcacacaagccataatgaatccaccattcagctgcatgaataattaaaaagagttttatgttagtatagcgtatttcaaaagtcaaatttgaacacaaagagagaaaatagagtaattctctattatttagctatatagccatatttaccaggatttgtttgttttactgccctttgagccaacggggttccaaaagtctcttgcctatctcgatatagcaacaactaaaaaaggatgattgtaaaatataattaattaattagatatattaataattattcttaaaagtattattaaatactagaacaattcattattcaatttaatggaaccaatacttacttgattaatagcccgaatttgagtatctatatcgggtaccaacttggttatcacttttttaactccatccatgacttctctagcaacttcaggagagggtggggcaccataaagaaattgtgggttcaaaaaataccctacaattaaatttagaaacatattaatcaatagttttctaatgcaaccatgcataatttaaaagttaaaataataagaaattgtatttgatttacacttaccagcagcgtgcaaatcttggtgcaactgaaaactccaccggttgtcaataattttccaatagtctttgtaaaaccggcaatctttttgaatggccaacttcgccctatcaattgcctcgtatatgaagcccatggttggtttttcatcaccatcaaccaatttaagaactttcaccaagggttcttgcactttaattatatcagaggccttttgccaaaactctttgcctaagataattttctttgaatcatatgctgggcctgattttgccattccaaaccttgagtttttctaagcatcagatgtaaacatttcccttagtgcttgtttatgcctgacaatagtctccaaagcaatgaaatttgtggcaaatcgagtgatggcagggcgaagtaactctctattatttgtgaatttcttcatgaaattcactgtccatgtgtggttgtaaataaatgaggttattgttcttgcatcttctaagaccttcttcacgttacttttcttaccaatatcttcaagaataaggtctatgcaatgagctgcacatgctgtccaatagagattgggcctcttctgcattaataattttcctcctgccttcattgcagcttcattatcagtcactacttggacaacattctcctctccaatttcttcaaccacctcatccattaatctgaaatgaaattataaattcaataattactactatttaattaaaaacatgcaagtccataatactatttgcatatacaattaaaattagaaaattacctgaaataatattcagctgttctgcttggcacatcagaggcatcaactgatttatgaaacacggtgcctctatcgcaataaactaaaaagtttataatgtgttttctagttggtcctgaccaaccatcacacataagtgttacacctctttccttccaaattccagcaaaagaagctatataatttttcatttcttgatactcttgctccaaataaatttcagatatctcatagggtgatggacccttcaccccctttccaacctctgcagcaatatcaagcataggctgcataaatggagagtcagctacattcgctggaatccgattataaattaggaattttccaaccgcttttcctaatttacttcttaaacctttcagtaactttgtgttgagttttggttgtttcgcactcttgcttctttctaaaataggatccattgcctttagtctagcttcaggggcatcaggattgatccattgtcgtccactacctccaggttctcgaccactataagatcgagctcctgctctattgaaaccactggtagcaccactgtcagagccacctccctcttcataaatattaccccttccagttgttcttgctcgaaatctttgtctctcttcccattgttgttgtgatcgcatgctttcttgtcgagcgaatctcatactttcttcttccaagtcttcttcatcgctgaaattctcaaaatctcctctaatttgggcttctgcttcttcttgccttttttgtttatctcttttcttctcagcatactgttgtagatgtttcatcatttgttctcttacttgtgtggtcacatttgagcatccagctacttgaccctttttatgtgccaagtgttgtttcaagcgtgtaatgccccctttgattatcttcccacataacttacacataataacatgtctattaccgtctaccgcagtaccaaaatgccatccaatatcttcactaggtaagttttcatttcctctatcacgtgacatattgatagacttaatttgatgatctctacacaaaatataaagaaaatacaaagttacaaccttcctacaatgacaggaataatataattagtaatttagtaaatattaaataataagtactaaatagtcctaattttaaatacttattacgtaaaaataagtataatatttgattaaaaataataagtaatgtttattatttttatatataaataaacaaaattataaaatattagatattttattacaaaaaaaatatattcctttatctttaaaaagatattttcattattttttatagcttgattttattttcatttataactataagaaattaacaggtgaaaaagatttttgctctactttcatatacatcatagcatcacaaatagagatccatacattacaaattgactatttaattttttaaacattttctcagtatatggattaaaatattagatattttattacaaaaaaatatattcctttatctttaaaaaggtattttcattatttttttaacttgattttatttttatttataactataagaaattaacattgtaattttaaaggtggaAAAAACTTGCTCTACTTTTATATACATCACagcatcactaatagagatccatacagtataaattttctatttaattttttaagcattttctcaatttatggattaaaataaaatttttctacaaattccagtagtaaactagtaattagcaaaaatctgaattattaatatattaactattaggttaaaatgttttttattaagttatcaatttttactttatttgataactgaaaaacaaaaaatagatcatgtaatgatttattttacctaattttaaatttaacgtcaaaatgatattttaaaacttaaaaaatatttataaataggaaatatgtgataaaactaaattttcctaattacctttcaaaaaatataagacaattaaaatatttataaattaagaaaattttattttacataattattactattttttgattttttactctattaaattactctttttttaattcaatttaacaaacataatttacaacaaattataattaaaaaaaaaacataataaaaagtttAAGATGTGGGAGATTTCtgatctttgaaaagaaaaaaaaaacaagagctgCATCTATAGGCAAGGCATAAGACTAgaaaagagtattttttgtactaatGTTGTATCTTGGAAGTCTGTAACCATAATACTATTAGTCTATTTCTAACGGTGTCAGCTTTCAAAAAATGTTAATGCGATACCATATAAATGAAATTGATattgtatatgaatataataatttacaacaaaaaaaatgctgttaggggaaataattatgcaaaatgttgttttactcacaaatataaaatagcataGAAATAGAACATGAGAAATTGTCCACTCCATATTTTTGGAATGCCATGTCAtagtcatttattttaaaataatatatattttatatgcaatgaaaccaaaaggaaagaaagaatacGTAAAGAATGAATAAAAGTATGTTAATCAAAACAGAATATGACATGCTTAAATTGTTTAGGAACCAATTTGCATATTAAATGAATctgaaattttaaagctttttactctattaaattactctttttttttttaattcaatttaacaaacattacttacaataaattataattaaaaaaaaaacataataaaatatttaaaatgtggttgtgggtgttgagtgttatTGAAATAAAGCTTATCTCATACGCGAGACGCGAGATAAGCAGAGGGCAGAGAGTCTGAGACTCTGAgtgagaccgagagaggggaggcGACTCGGAGGATGGAGGAGCCTCGAAGCCTCGAAGCTtcgtgcgacgactggcggagggcTGGCTGGTGGCTGCGAGTGCGACGACGCCGACGACTGGTAGAGGGCTGGCTGGTGGCGGCGAGTGCGACGACTGGCGGTGGCGGATGAAGCTGCCTTCGGCCACTCTCAAGCTTCG includes:
- the LOC131156371 gene encoding uncharacterized protein LOC131156371, with translation MAKSGPAYDSKKIILGKEFWQKASDIIKVQEPLVKVLKLVDGDEKPTMGFIYEAIDRAKLAIQKDCRFYKDYWKIIDNRWSFQLHQDLHAAGYFLNPQFLYGAPPSPEVAREVMDGVKKVITKLVPDIDTQIRAINQLLLYRDRQETFGTPLAQRAVKQTNPGKYGYIAK